One Streptomyces sp. NBC_00435 DNA segment encodes these proteins:
- the aroH gene encoding chorismate mutase: MSVRALRGAIQLEVDERVHLLDGVRKLFQEMLVANGLDQEDLVSVLFTATPDLVSEFPAVAARELGVTDVPLMCAQELDIAGSLPRVVRILAYAETDLAKPEIKHIYLGGAAALRQDLATAGDPR, encoded by the coding sequence ATGTCCGTGCGTGCCCTGCGCGGTGCCATCCAGCTGGAAGTCGACGAGCGGGTCCACCTGCTGGACGGGGTCCGCAAGCTGTTCCAGGAGATGCTCGTCGCCAACGGGCTCGACCAGGAGGACCTGGTCAGCGTGCTCTTCACGGCGACCCCGGACCTGGTCAGCGAGTTCCCGGCGGTGGCCGCCCGTGAACTGGGCGTGACCGACGTGCCGTTGATGTGCGCGCAGGAACTGGACATCGCCGGGTCCCTGCCCCGCGTGGTGCGGATCCTCGCGTACGCCGAGACGGACCTGGCCAAGCCCGAGATCAAGCACATCTACCTGGGCGGCGCGGCGGCCCTGCGCCAGGACCTCGCCACGGCCGGGGATCCCAGATGA
- a CDS encoding class II 3-deoxy-7-phosphoheptulonate synthase: protein MTLTTHATAVDSWRLLPAAQQPAYPDPVALRSALDDLASYPPLVFAGECDRLRERIADVARGEAFILQGGDCAETFDAVSSDQVRDKVRTLLQMAAVLTYASSVPVVKIGRIAGQYSKPRSKPTEIRDGVELPVYRGDSVNGLAFTPESRTPDPERLKRMYHSSAATLNLVRAFTTGGYADLRQVHEWNRDFVAASPVGERYERLAGDIDDALTFLAACGADPAAVHSSEIFASHEALLLDYEAALTRTDARTGELYDVSGHMIWIGERTRQLDGAHVEFASKVRNPIGVKLGPTTSADEALRLIDKLDPEREPGRLTFITRMGARNIREILPELLAKVTAEGARPAWICDPMHGNTFEAPSGHKTRHFDDVLDEVTGFFEVHRALGTHPGGIHIELTGDDVTECVGGGAEVRLTDLGQRYESSCDPRLNRKQSLDLAFQVAELYRDRGAPAARREAVPAAA from the coding sequence ATGACCCTCACCACGCACGCCACGGCCGTCGACTCCTGGCGGCTGCTGCCCGCCGCCCAGCAGCCGGCCTACCCCGACCCGGTCGCCCTGCGCTCCGCGCTCGACGACCTCGCCTCCTACCCGCCCCTGGTCTTCGCCGGTGAGTGCGACCGCCTGCGCGAACGGATCGCCGACGTCGCCCGCGGAGAAGCCTTCATCCTCCAGGGCGGTGACTGCGCCGAGACCTTCGACGCCGTCAGCTCCGACCAGGTCCGCGACAAGGTCCGCACCCTGCTCCAGATGGCCGCCGTCCTCACCTACGCGAGCTCCGTGCCCGTGGTGAAGATCGGCCGGATCGCCGGGCAGTACTCCAAGCCCAGATCCAAACCCACCGAGATCCGCGACGGTGTCGAACTGCCCGTCTACCGCGGTGACTCGGTCAACGGCCTCGCCTTCACCCCGGAGTCCCGCACCCCGGACCCCGAGCGGCTCAAGCGGATGTACCACTCCTCCGCCGCTACCCTGAACCTCGTACGGGCCTTTACCACGGGCGGCTACGCCGACCTGCGCCAGGTCCACGAGTGGAACCGCGACTTCGTCGCCGCCTCCCCGGTCGGAGAGCGCTACGAGCGCCTCGCCGGCGACATCGACGACGCCCTCACCTTCCTCGCCGCCTGCGGCGCCGACCCGGCCGCGGTCCACTCCTCCGAGATCTTCGCCAGCCACGAGGCGCTGCTCCTGGACTACGAGGCCGCCCTGACCCGTACCGACGCCCGCACCGGCGAGCTGTACGACGTCTCCGGCCACATGATCTGGATCGGTGAGCGCACCCGTCAGCTGGACGGCGCCCACGTCGAGTTCGCCTCCAAGGTGCGCAACCCCATCGGCGTCAAGCTCGGCCCCACGACCTCCGCCGACGAGGCGCTGCGGCTCATCGACAAGCTCGACCCGGAGCGCGAGCCCGGCCGCCTCACCTTCATCACCCGCATGGGCGCCCGCAACATCCGCGAGATCCTGCCCGAGCTCCTCGCCAAGGTCACCGCCGAGGGCGCGCGCCCCGCGTGGATCTGCGACCCGATGCACGGCAACACCTTCGAGGCCCCCAGCGGCCACAAGACCCGCCACTTCGACGACGTGCTCGACGAGGTCACCGGCTTCTTCGAGGTCCACCGGGCGCTCGGCACTCACCCCGGCGGCATCCACATCGAGCTGACCGGCGACGACGTCACCGAGTGCGTCGGAGGCGGCGCCGAGGTCCGCCTCACCGACCTCGGCCAGCGCTACGAGTCCTCCTGCGACCCCCGCCTGAACCGCAAGCAGTCGCTGGACCTCGCCTTCCAGGTCGCGGAGCTGTACCGGGACCGGGGAGCGCCGGCGGCCCGCCGCGAAGCCGTACCCGCCGCCGCCTGA